A window of the Bombina bombina isolate aBomBom1 chromosome 3, aBomBom1.pri, whole genome shotgun sequence genome harbors these coding sequences:
- the LOC128652169 gene encoding olfactory receptor 51E1-like, producing the protein MSPYNTSNSSLGFILSGIPGLEEYHFWIGLPLISMYIVAILGNGTLLYIIRTEQELHEPMYIFLFMLSFVDMLLATTTMPRMLAIFWSNSIEIGFNNCLVQMFFIHFLSALESGILVAMAIDRYVAIRHPLRYTSILTTQTIIKICLVIAVRGTAVMVPIPLLIKRLTFCKNNLLTHSYCLHQEAMKLACGDFKVNIVYGLFVILSVMGVDSLFISLSYLLILKTVVGLVEEASLKAISTCAAHICAVLVYYMPLIGLSVVHRFNASSIPNLHILLANIYLLVPPVLNPIVYGIKTQQIRRRLSKIFRGKEKWKLTSSKL; encoded by the coding sequence ATGTCCCCATATAACACATCAAACAGCAGCCTCGGATTCATACTCAGCGGAATTCCCGGACTAGAAGAATACCACTTCTGGATTGGTTTACCCTTGATATCAATGTACATTGTGGCTATACTGGGGAACGGAACCCTACTGTACATCATCAGAACTGAGCAGGAACTGCATGAGCCTATGTACATATTCCTCTTCATGCTGTCGTTCGTTGACATGCTCTTAGCCACCACCACCATGCCACGAATGCTGGCAATCTTTTGGTCTAACTCAATAGAGATTGGTTTCAATAACTGTCTAGTCCAAATGTTCTTTATTCATTTCCTGTCTGCCTTGGAGTCTGGAATTTTGGTGGCCATGGCTATAGATCGTTATGTAGCTATCCGCCATCCTCTTAGATATACCTCTATATTAACAACTCAGACAATAATAAAGATCTGCCTGGTCATTGCAGTCAGAGGTACTGCTGTCATGGTTCCCATCCCTTTACTGATCAAGAGGCTTACGTTCTGTAAAAACAATCTCCTGACACATTCATACTGTCTGCACCAAGAAGCCATGAAGCTGGCATGTGGGGATTTTAAAGTTAATATTGTGTACGGCCTTTTTGTCATTCTCTCTGTCATGGGGGTTGATTCACTGTTCATTTCCTTGTCGTACCTTTTAATTCTGAAGACTGTAGTTGGTCTGGTGGAAGAGGCCAGTCTTAAGGCAATAAGCACTTGTGCCGCTCACATTTGTGCTGTCTTGGTGTATTATATGCCTCTTATAGGACTATCTGTGGTGCATAGATTTAATGCCAGTTCTATACCAAACCTACATATATTGCTGGCTAATATTTACCTCTTGGTACCACCTGTACTAAATCCCATTGTTTATGGTATTAAGACACAACAAATTCGAAGACGTTTAAGTAAAATATTCAGAGGAAAAGAAAAATGGAAACTTACTTCCAGTAAGTTATAG